GTGTTCTTTGGCGCGTTCATGCTCATACAGGTGGTGCAGGGCTTTCCACTCCGCGACATCCTGATAAGGGAAACAATCACCGAAGAGAGGACGATTGCCATAAAGCAAGGCAACTTGTGTGTCATTGACACACCGGATCACCCGCGCAATATTGACAATTGCCCGTACAAAGTTGGTGACCGCGTCATCATTACCTACACCAAGAACAACGCGGCAATAGAGTCGCACAGGCTGGCGAGCTAGCTAACTAGCTCGCAGAACGCCTTTAGGTTCTTGGCGTCGTCCCTCTTTTCGTCAATCGGGGTCTCCATTATTATCGGCAGCGACGCAATCGCCTTGTGGCATAGAAAAGCCGCGATGCCTTCCCTGCCGATGCTGCCAAGTCCAATGTGCTCGTGCCTGTCAAGGTTTGAGCCAAGGGGGCCTTTAGAGTCGTTCAGGTGCACCACCTTTAGTTCCTTGAGGCCGATGGTCTTATCAAACGCGCCCAGCGTCTTTTCGACGTCTTTTGCGGTCCGCAGGTCATAGCCTGACGCAAACGCGTGGCATGTGTCGAGGCAGACTCCAACCCCGCTGCTGTCCAGCCTGTCGAGGATGGCGCGCAGCTCCTCAAACGTCGCGCCGATGCTGTTTTTCTGGCCCGCATTGTTCTCCAAAAGCACGGTCACGCCCTCGCCCTTTTTCTTGGCCCTGTCGCGGGCAGTCGTGATGGCGTTTACAAGCTGGCTCATGCCGGCTTCTGAACCCTTGCCGAGGTGGCTTCCAAGGTGTATGACAAGGTACGGGATGCCAAGCTCGCCTGCGCGCTGGATCTCGCCGGCAAGCGTGTCTACGGATTTTGCGTACATCTCGCC
The sequence above is drawn from the Nitrososphaera viennensis EN76 genome and encodes:
- a CDS encoding deoxyribonuclease IV, giving the protein MNAGYKVGFHVSIAGGISNSVDNAKGIGCSAFQIFSRNPRGWAAKPLAPGDVAAFKDKMAASGIDRTSTVVHMPYLPNLSGPAGEMYAKSVDTLAGEIQRAGELGIPYLVIHLGSHLGKGSEAGMSQLVNAITTARDRAKKKGEGVTVLLENNAGQKNSIGATFEELRAILDRLDSSGVGVCLDTCHAFASGYDLRTAKDVEKTLGAFDKTIGLKELKVVHLNDSKGPLGSNLDRHEHIGLGSIGREGIAAFLCHKAIASLPIIMETPIDEKRDDAKNLKAFCELVS